In Ornithodoros turicata isolate Travis chromosome 1, ASM3712646v1, whole genome shotgun sequence, the DNA window GGTTTAGGATTTCCCcgtctcccctcccccactacgtgCTTCATGAAAGAAACCGTCTCCTTCCCCTCCCAAAGTGAGTGTTTGGATGCGCGTCTGCTCCTGGGGGAGGCGTCGATGAGCTCCTTCGTTTCCGGTGCTCGCGGAAGAAACCGCAAAAACAGCAAACTAAGATAAGGATCAATTGAACGAAAAATCAGCGAGTGCCGGTGGCGAGACTCGAGCCCCATCACACCTCTAGTTGTTCCAATAAATCTCAAGTCACATGAAGTGAATTGACACTCGGACCCCCACCACCTCTCAGATTGGCGATCTGGTTCGCTGCCTATTACACTACGCGGACATCGCGTATCGTCAACATACCAGGTCCTCGTTCCTGAAGACACCGACACATATTCACACTGgtccattctctcttacattttCTGCCATGCACGCTCGCATTTACATGCAGACGAACACACCGAGGCAGGTGGCATTTTTGACAGGAATGCAAACTGCAGGGACTGAACGAACAATTAGGGCAAACACATTGCGATAAAAAATGCTGCCTTCCTGGGTAAATGCCAGCGTGCATGGAAGAAAGGGAGAATGGGCCAGTGTGAACATGTGTGGGTGTCTCAATGAACGAAGGCCTTAGTATGCTGAAGGGCGCGCGATGTCATGTCTGCGTAGTGTAATCGGCAGCTCACTAGACAGGCAATCAGAGGGGTGGGGGTCTGAGTGTCAACTCACGTTGTGTGACTTTTTACATCAGTTTCCCGTGTGGTAAAATATAAAAAGATCAGTGACGATTTAGCGATAAATGCAAGAGAAATACGTCAGCATTAAGAGCATTTTCCGGTCTATACTCGACTTCCTGGTATCCACTTCctgtctaaacccgacttccggttgtctacttcccgtctatacttgacttcaggttgtccacctccggtctatacttgactctCGGTTCGATACCTTCAATTACTATATCTAAgaccatttaattaacctttaattagcctcaattactttcagttaCCCTGTAACTACCGCAGGTTAGCTGAGATAagcttgaatttcatttaattccctttaattatGTTTACTTGTTTTAATTACTCGCAAtttccctttaattgacgtgaattacctttaattacatttaattacctccggtaaccGGCGGTTACCTTCGGTTACCTAGTGCTAACGCATTAAGAAAAGTCTCGCCATCTGCGCTAACTGAGTTTTCGTCAACTGCCGTTTTTCAGATCATGGCTCGGGCGTGGTGAGGCTGAAATGTTGTGTCAGCCTCTGTAATTTGCGGTAAGATAAGCATCCCCGGCAAGCCGCCGATTCTCTACAATAGttagttttagtatatcgttgataaggttatcgtgcctatcggaaccaatcgcagttgtgcgtggctcagaatcttatccactgattggttccggttgatacggttcgacgcaagccacgttatcaacggtctgctagaACTTTCTAATATCTCTCTGCAAACGGACGTCACGTCACCGCCGCTACACGGGCGCTTTGAACAGAGGTTTAGTCAATGGCAGTTGAGTGGTGTTACACGTCAGCGTCAACCGTCGTCGGCATCTCAATGGTAGTTCACTTCAAACGATACCGGAGATCGCGGAACCCGTCAACAGGAAAGGTGGTGGCAACCACTGGAATGAATAAGCGCCTCAATTGGATTGCTCTGACTTTCATGCGGCTTAGTTGCGCCCTGTTGGACGTAAATACGAATAAAAGCCCAAAAAGTGATGATAGAGCACGCGTAAATGACGCCAAGAAACAAGATAACAGGCGAAATTTTATCATATCTACAACTGTCGTGTAGCACGATAATATGGAAGTTATCTGGAAGTTGTTATGGTTTTATTTACATAGAGCCCAAAGGTACAAGCGCTAAAACGACACCATCTTAAACTCGGACATTCTGCAGTGGAGAACGAGCTCGGTCTGCTCAAGGACCACATGCGCTCGTGATAAACATGCTTGCAACATGCTTGCAACACGCTCGAGAAACATGCTTGCAATGGGGCCCCGATACACAACAATAATAATGTAACCAGTTGGACAAAATTTTTGCCATGATCTATTCTTACCGCTCCCGTACCGTTACCCACTAAGTTACGTGCACacgaaaacacacaaaaaatgtaCTAATTTGAGATATATTAAGTATTGCCAAACAATAGATATTTCTTGCAGCAGTGGAAATGGCTTATCCTGATAATATGCAATAAATAGGAAGGTGGATACTTGTCACTCAACAGAGCCGACAGACTAAACAGACCGACTACTCATTAAGCGAGGAAGAAGAAAGTACGTTGATTTCGTCTACAATTACCAGTTCCTGGTTTGAGCGGCGTCGGCGTTGTAACCGGCAGAGCGTACGAGGAGCGAAGCGAAGTATGAAAGTACGGGAGAGCGCGAGGAGGAAAGTTAAGGAGGAGGTTGCTACGAGAGCAGTCAAATGAACCACGCTCGGtcaacgtgtcattgaattataataaaaaaactacacaacgtagaatcatgcggtcaacggcatttgtccttaccaggtttttgccacctcctgatatgAATGTTAACGTaagtgtaaatttttgcgaactgaactcgaaaatttgccaagtaattgtcacttttttaccccaccaatgtaaagagcgtgccgaatttactcaaatccATGACAATtcacagggatattgaggagctatccaatcgaaaaaaaaaaaaaaaaaaaaaagccgaacatcatgctcttcgGTGTCCCTCGAGCATGCGCGATGATTTTTTGGGCGCAATCGCTGTTAGTCCGATGaaaggttggaaacccagcccacagagtgacagtTGCAAAAGTGACTGCtcctgaaattgggaaagggaaggcatgatcccagcggaagccagatgcgataagccatgcctgtgttctcTTTCTACTCTCTCGGtctctcctttcgtcggactgacaacgactgcgctgaaaaattccacccgcgctatcctctgggagctccgtagagcatgatgttcggctattttttccgatgggatagctcctcaatattcatGTCAATTTtcgttaatttgagtaaattcggcaagCTCTTCACACtcgtggggtaaaaaagtgacctttacttagcaaatttccaagttcagttcgcaaaaatttacataattaaacttacgttacatgacattcacaccaggaggtggcaaaaccccggtacgaacaaatgccgttgaccgcatgattctcgGTGCTGTAGTTTTTTCAatttaattcaattacacgttttttGGGACACCATGTATAAGCGCAATAAAGCACACTCGTGACCATCAAGACCTGGGATAGGGGCGCTACCTGAAGAAAGTATTTGTATACCTTTTCTGACTTCAGTTACCAGTGTACTCTATGGCATCTTGTATGGAGCGCCGCTTGGCGTCCTGACAGTCAGGATCAGATAAGATCGGCTGCGGCTGTCACGGGGGCGGTGTTTTTCCTCCTGCTAGCTTCGGTCTCTTTTGCCTGTTGCTTGTCCTGGAGAGGACTGGGTGCTCTTGTGTTGAAGGTAAAATAAACCATGTTGTTGCATTGAATTTCTGTGTGTGCTGCTTGCTTTgcgcgcggaacggacgggctggcgccccgaggttgtgggaacgaaGGTTTCCACAACTCTTTCCTTTCCTGTCTATATGCTACATGTTTCGACTGTAACACTATTCTTGTAACCTGATCAAGTGTAGAGTGCTACACGAAAGTCTCGTTCACATGTTTCGCATCCGTTGGAAGTTTTTTGACAGTTATTTCATACTGTATTTGTAAGTGCAATTTAAATCATAACAACCTAGAGATATACCACCTTTACACACAGCTGTTCCCCTGAAGTTTGATTAATAACGGCGTCTTTGGAGGCTTGTAACTGAAAGGACCGGGCATCTTGAAATGATAAGTCCATACATAAAGTCCCAGGATATTTTGGGCTAGAGAACGGCTAGAGGATATTTGGGCTATTTGGGGATAGAGGGAGAAGAAAAAAGTCACGAACGGCGCTCTCCCCTGCTGTGCCCAGTGCCTGTTCTATTGTACTCAACCTTCTCCACGATGAAATACAAAGTGTGGCCGAACGAGATGCAAGCGATCACGAGAAGTCTTGAAAAACGCAACGCTTCTCTTCCTCGTGATCACCCCCGTTACATACAAAAACCCATTCAATGAGGTTTCAGTACCTGCATATCTTGCGCCATGGAGGCTTGCCCTTTGCTTTGGGGTGAACCATATCCCGATACTGCTTGGCCGCTATAAGTTTCTTGTCACACATGTGCTTGTAGCGCATCAGTTCAGTTTCGTTGCATTCCAACATAGCTGTGTAGAAGTAAGATAATGGTCGCTTCGCATAATGGGTGCACGCATTTTCAATATCAAATTACCATTCTGAAAGAGCTTTCGGACTTCTTCAGAGGGCGCATTCAACCGACGACGGCCACCTCTCAATTTAGACACCGGTTTTCTGTCTGTGAAAAATGACGATGTCTGTTAGCACGAGCATATGGTGCCCATCAAGAGGGATTTACCCAGCGCCCTCCAGGTGACGACACGCGCGGTGAACAAAGTTATCTAAACCATGTTTGCTGCCTTTGACTGTGTACAGAAGGTGCTTGCAAAAGCTATTCTGTTCCTCGATACCAGCCCACCAATATTTTCTTTACAAATTTGACCCTGAGATGCAAAATTAGCCAAGCAGGGCACTAACTTTAAAACATAACAATACACTGCTGGTAGTTACCTTGGAAGTACTCATAGTATTCGTCCTGGTCATAGTAGTAATACTCTTTCTCCCCGTTGTCCTCCACGTAATACTCATCGTCGTCGTTGGTGCCATGTGGCGGAGGCTGGCCAACTTCCACTTGCTGTCGACCGTATGTACCGGATCCATCGAACCCCACAACCACCAGAAGAACCAGGACCGACATGCAGGTGACCTTGGAATTGGTCATGATGGAGAAGCCAGTATCTCCACGACGCGGTTCCAGAAATCTGACGAAAATTTACGATGAAATAATTAACCTACCACAATGGAAATCGTGGGATACCTTTCTCCTGCTGTGTAGACCCGACGATTATTCTCGTGCGACCTATTGAAGACGAACATTAACTTTTCAACTGGCGCATATAAGGATGTCTGAGGACAAGTCCCATGTGCTACGCTGTGTAGCTACGCAGGCCTACCGTTACAGATACGCGAAAGACGCCATCCAGACAGGCCTCAGGGCAGGTACCCACTCATCGCCAAGTTATGAGTCCCGCTACGCGGCTGAACAGGTGGGAACCGCAATGAACTGCAACTCTTCCGCTAGTTCATTCTTGCTTCACAAACATCGTTGCGGAATGCAACCATGcatcttcctcttcctcgtttCTTCGTTAACGAAATAGAGGGAGTCATCATTGGAGGATGCGTGACAGGAACTCCTGCACGAagtcacacacatacacagattTATTAGGTTACGGATTGGGCTGCATGCCTATAGCTGAGTTGAACCGTGACATGATTTATTTGTGTGGCCAGGGCCGGCGTCTACTTTTCGCCTCGGGGGACAAACGGGAAATTTGCGCCCCTCTTGTATTCTTGATTCTTTTCTGTCGCCCTAAAGCGGCTTCTTCCTACCTGAAAGGTGTCTTTTTGGCGTGCTCAGGTCAGTCGTGTGTACGGTTTGcacattcagatgtgggcatagACCGcagaagtgcatggagtgcTCGGAAGTGGGCACTCGAGTggacaccacacgaaaacctaTATAAGCGCCCAGTCCAGCGAgatcgtttctttttttcagtaattATTTTGACAGCGTGACAAATGTAGTTTTCCGTGTAGAAGCCCTCTTAAAGTGCCCCTACagacaaataaaaataaaataaaaataatatttcgCATTATACATCAACCTCGCTCAAAAGCTCCATACGCGAAATATGAATGCCACCAGTGAACATGACGCGCTtgcacgaattttcgaaagCACACTCAAAACTTAATTGTTTCGGAACCTCCAAGAGTATAGGCGGCGTCACCGAGTGTTCGCGTCCCTCTCCTGGCAGCAAGGGGATTAAAACTCTGTAGTTACTCGAGCTCTCAAAAACCTATACCAAAATCCAATTGCATTCCGCTTGAATGTTCATATTTGTGCATGTGGTCCCAGAGACGCGACGACGACGCTGTCGATGACCCGGTATTTGAATGATGGCAGCTGAAAAGGCACGagaagtgggattcgaacccacacacTCTGATCGCCGGTCAGGGATGCTACCAATTATACCATACTCTTCAACTTACCAAGCCACGCTAGGAAACACGGGTACACGTACTGACCCTTAACACATTATATCTCTCATTGTTGCCAGTCCCTCCCACATTTACACAGGCGAACCCACTCGTGGCGTGCGGCAGCTTTCTCATGTAACACTGTAGAGGATGAGacaattaaacatagaaggacaaacacaacccAAGTCTCGCAACGCCAAGTTGCATACGTTACTAAATGATGGCAGTTGACAgcagagcactgcacgggctcgggCTTACCCGGGCTTCTCTTCACGGGCCTGGGCTGGGCTCGGGCGTAACCATTATGAGCTCGGTCCGGGCCCGGCCTAGTCCGTTGCCGGGCCTAGGTCGGGTTCGAGCCTGTTCACTTTTATTCGACTGTTAGCTAGCAAtggtcaacttttacagcccgCTATACTGCACCGGGCGGGGTAGCCTATACATTTCTCGGGCTCGGGCCGGACCTGGGCCAGGAAACCTAGAAATTCTTCGGGCTTGGGTCGGGTCcgggcgggtaaatcaaaggaaggccTGGCTCTGGCCGGGCTTGGGCCTAAGAATGCGGCCCGTACAGTGGCGTTtcaaaaaacattttcaaatcTCGTGCGCTCGGAGAATCTTTGttcgaattcactcgggagattTCCAATCGTGCGACTCAACCGGACCGTTTCTGGTGGCATCGAAGGCACCGATAATACAAATCGGCCATGTAGGGTTTTCTCAGAAATTTCTgtaggaatgtactagtaataTCAGTGAAGTAAAAATCAGACACAAGGACAGGTTTACAGAGTCATCAGCGAAGCCGCGGCGAAAGCAAAAAAGAGACAGACAGATTAAAGGTcgaaagttcgacgttccctggCTGTCCTTTGTGTTACTTATGTCGTTTTCGATGTGGTCATGTGCGATGTGCCAACCGTACCCGCTCGTCTCTTAGTAAGAGAGACATCGGCTATTACTGGTCAGTGGCAACCAGGGCCGGATCCAGGATTTTCTGAGAGGGGGGCCCAGCCTCGGTCAGCATGGCGATTACGTGATCTTGGTCAATTAAAcgctatgtgaagacagaaattgaggaggagGTCAGGACGTCCTCAcaccccctctagatccgcccttGGGGGCAACAGCTTTCTATCACTAATTAACGCAAGATTAACTGCACGAGTACAGAAGCCCAATGACAACGCCACGACCGTTTATGAAGCTTGGACCGAATATTTTCTATATGTTGCTCGAGGGCCACGCGGGCCGCCATATCGGCACCCCTGGTCTACATGGAAAAGGTTTGGGCGTCTCGGCGCCTTAGCAGGAACGTTGAACAGAATGGAGGATAGAAGATTGGGAGCTATTAGCTTGTTAACTTAGCGATAATTAAGGTGAGCCCATTTCAATTCTCGCACTTGTTACAATGTTGGTTGGTTTACCGACGTTCACGAATACTATAGGTTGCCGTGACCATAACTTGATCACGTTCATGAGCCATAACTGGTGCTCACATACGTATGCACAGTCT includes these proteins:
- the LOC135398769 gene encoding uncharacterized protein LOC135398769 isoform X1; protein product: MFVFNRSHENNRRVYTAGERFLEPRRGDTGFSIMTNSKVTCMSVLVLLVVVGFDGSGTYGRQQVEVGQPPPHGTNDDDEYYVEDNGEKEYYYYDQDEYYEYFQDRKPVSKLRGGRRRLNAPSEEVRKLFQNAMLECNETELMRYKHMCDKKLIAAKQYRDMVHPKAKGKPPWRKICRLVSAYTACVSDILPNRDCPDLALRIRTESAHGVHLEGFHFCGSAVATRATQTTILSLALLFIKSCLY
- the LOC135398769 gene encoding uncharacterized protein LOC135398769 isoform X2, producing MTNSKVTCMSVLVLLVVVGFDGSGTYGRQQVEVGQPPPHGTNDDDEYYVEDNGEKEYYYYDQDEYYEYFQDRKPVSKLRGGRRRLNAPSEEVRKLFQNAMLECNETELMRYKHMCDKKLIAAKQYRDMVHPKAKGKPPWRKICRLVSAYTACVSDILPNRDCPDLALRIRTESAHGVHLEGFHFCGSAVATRATQTTILSLALLFIKSCLY